The genomic window ATGGCGATCCAGCCCGGTTACAGCAAGTTGTCTGGAACCTACTAACTAATGCCATTAAGTTTACCCCTAAGGGTGGCAGGGTAGAAGTTAGGCTATCTGCCTATTTTGGATCTTCAATTTCAGATTTTGGATTGGGATCTGATGGTGAAAATTTAGACTCTTTAAACACTGATGAAGGCAGTAATCCGAAATTCAAAATTCAAAATTCAAAATCTCAGTACGCCCAAATTCAAGTTATCGATACGGGGATTGGCATCAGTTCGGAGTTTTTACCCAAAGTATTTGACCGTTTCCGGCAAGCAGACAGCACCACAACCCGATCGCACAATGGACTAGGATTAGGACTAGCCATCGTCCGTCATCTAGTGGAGCTGCATAAAGGTACAATCTTTGCCCAAAGTCCAGGCACAGGAGAAGGAGCAACCTTTACTGTAAGACTGCCACTGCTACAAGACAATAGGGCTAATAGGGGAAATAGAGAAGCCACAGGAGAAATTTCCTCCCCTGTGGCTTCTGTGCCCCTGGCTGGATTAAGAGTTTTAGTTGTAGATGATCAAGCAGATACCCGTAACTTTCTCAGTTTTATGTTTGAGGAGTATGGGGCGATCGCCACTGCGGTAGCATCAGTTGATGAAGCGCTAACAGTAATTGAACAAGCAAAAGCAGATATCCTGATTAGCGATATTGGCATGTCAGAGCAAGATGGTTATACGCTGATTCGGAAACTGCGCTCTTTAGAACCAGAAAAAGGTGGACGTATCCCGGCGATCGCTTTAACAGCGTACACGCGAGAGGAAGACCGCTTAGAAGCGCTAAGAGCAGGGTTTCAGCAGCATTTATCTAAGCCAATTGACCCCACTAAATTGATTGCTATGGTTGTCAATGTATTGAAACTACCTCTGGAAGTTCCAGTGAGTTGATTTGGAATTGGGGAGTGGGGAGTAAGAATTTTAGATTTTAGATTTTGAATTTTAGATTGAAATTTAATCCAAAATCTAAAATCTAAAATCCAAAATTGAATTGCCCAATGCCCAATCAAGAAGAAGTTAGGGCATGTTTTTTCAGTTCGTCCAGGGAAACCATTTCCAAAGCTCTAGCATGAGTTGCAGAAAGGATAACGGGTGGAGCAACGCCAGCATCGAGAGCTTCTTGCCAGCGAGAAGCACACAAACACCAGCGATCGCCAGCCTTCAGTCCAGGAAAATTAGAATCAGGAACCGCTGTGCTCAGGTCGTTCCCCTGCGATTTGGTGAACTCCAAGAATTCTGATGTCACTTCGGCACATACGACGTGCGACCCGAAATCCTGACCACCTGTGCTACAAAAACCGTCGCGGTAAAACCCGGTCATAGGAGAAGTGCAGCAGGACTCTAGGTTTCCACCGATTACGTTTTTAGCTTCTGTCATTGTTAATTCGTTGCACTTGATTTTTTCACTTCGATATAAGCTTATCTTGACACTTCCCTAGTTGAATTAAAATCGCTATGCCTTTTTAATTCGGAAAAGCAGGGAATTCTAGAATCACTACTCATACAAAAGAGAGCTTCGGCGTATCCTGACCTCGTTGCTTGCCTTTAAATAAGTAAAGCTAATAGGTTCTATCAGCTTTACAAAAGGTTATACATCGGACTCTAACTGTAATGAATTAGGGTTTCTGGAGTCATTTCCACAATTTCGCCCGCTAGCAACTCCACACTGTGATCGCGCAAAATCCCCGCTTAAATCATGCGATGATAGTCATCTACAGACCATTTGGCTAGCGTTTTCATGCTCACATCATCTCTGTAAGTCTGACTTAATTTTATAGTGTCTCAAAAAGGCGATGCCTGCGGCAGGCTGCGCCTACGCTCCTCACAGTTAACCTCGCCAACCCGATAGGCTCAAAACTGCTGCACTGATAGCCTAGCTGTATAACGACTGAACTCACTGACAATCAAGACAACCGAATTTTTAGGTTGATAATATTGTAATATTCCAAATATGGCATATTAATTCAGGGTGTGAGGAGCCTGTGGTGAGTGAAGAATGGCAGATTATTTACTACCAGGAGGTAGATGGGACTGAACCAGTTGGCGAGTTCTTCAATGATCCCTCGCTCACTAAGGGCGAATCGAAGCAGTTTAAATTGCGCCTTTACCTTCTGAAAATTAAAGGATTAGCCTTACTTGTCGAACGTTCAGATATCTTAGACAAAATAGAGACAGAAGATAAGCTTTATGAATTACGTTTGGATAACACTCGTAACAATATCCGTATCTTTCTGTGTGCTTTACCAGGTAAGCGTCTAATTTTGCTGCACGCTTTTAAGAAAAGGGGAGATAAAACTCCACTAAAACAAATTAAGATTGCAGCTAAAAGACGAGATTTTATAATAGCGAAGGAGGATAAAACAGATGAGCAATAATCCCCATCTAGGCGGCGATGCTTTGGCTTCCTTAAACAAAATTGTCCAAGACATACCAGAGAACCGTCTCGTCGAGCGTCAAGAGATTTTTCGGCTTGCTTTAACTCAGGCAATGCGAAATGTACGTAAGCGGCTTGGACTTACTCAAAAAGAAATGGGTGAACGGTTTGGTGTGGGACAAAGTTGGGTATCTAAGTTGGAAGACATCAATCATGATCACACATTTGACTCCGTACTTGCCTACTTAAATGCTTTAGGGGCAGATTTTGAGGCAGCGATTCTTGTACAAAAGCAGAGGGTTGAAATAATTGCAGCAAATCTGACTGTGGATAAGATAGACGTAGAGGCAGCCATCAACGCAATATTTGAAGATGCTGAAGACACAGAGCCAGTGAACGAAGTACCAACCCCAGATTTTAACTTAATCTCACCGAAAGAGAGAGAGACATATTCTGAGGCACAGCATGTTCGGCATCGACAAGGAGGTTCTTGGGGGAGGGATAGTGTGGCATGAAGACAATTACTTTTTATTCGTATAAAGGTGGTGTTGGTAGAACACTGGCCGCAGCAAATTTTGCACTTTATCTAGCTAAACTGGGTCGAAAAACTGTTTTAGTAGATTTTGACCTTGAAGCACCAGGTTTAGACGCAAAGTTTGCCCAGTTTTCTAGATTTGAATTACCAGCTGAGCAAAAAGGACTCCTCGATTACATCCTAGATTATCAGCAACAAAATACTGATCCAGGAAGCATTGATCAAATAAGCCTTCAGATACCAATTCCTTCAAAACAAACTTCACCCTTGTGGCTCATTCCAGCAGGGCAGTATCTCTCCGATGAGTATTACAGAAAGCTGACTGAGCTTAACTGGAATTTATTATTCTCTAAAAAACGTGATGGAGTTGCGTTTTTTCAACAGTTTCTTGCCCGGATTGAAAAAGAATTACAGGCAGATTTTGTGATTATAGACTCCCGCACAGGCATTACCGAAATAGCAGGTATTTGTACACAGCAACTACCTGATGAAGTTGTCATGCTGTCTCCTTTAAGTTCAGAAAGTATCAAAGTAAGCAAGCATATTAAGCGACTGATTGAGCAAAGTGCAGTAGCCAAAGCGCTTGGAAAGTCAATCGATGTTAAAGTTGTTGTATCACGCGTACCAAAACCTAAAGATTTAGACAGCTTTAAGCAAAGATGTTGCCAAATTTTTGAAACAGATGAGACTAAACTGTTCTTTTTGTTTTCCTGTGAGAATTTAGAACAAGAAGAGTTTTTGGCAATTGCTGATCCTGATAGTAATAAGGAACTACTAAACAACTATGTGCGACTCTTTTATGGATTGAATTTAGAACTTTCTAGTGAAAATATTCGGGCTGAAATTGAGAAAATAGGTAGTCGCTTGCTCTTTTCATCTTCACTTGAAAAGTTAGAGAAGAATGTTTTAGAGCTAGTTGCACTCTATCCGCATCCAGATGTATATCGTACTGCTATGCGGTTCTTTCGGTTAAGGGAGAATATAGAAAAATTAAGGTCTTTTGGTTGGGAACTCCTTGAGCTATTACCAACTGACCAAGAAGCACAACAAATTCTTGCAGAAAGCTATTTATCTGAGCGGAAGCTTGATAAACAAGATAAGAAAAAAGCTGTGCGTGTCATCGATCCCCTATGGCAAAGGGAAGAACTTAACTCAGAACAAGCTGTACGCTACGCAGATATATTGGAAGATATAGAAGAATATTCTAAAAGTTTTGATGTTGTTTTTCCTTTGTGTGATGATCAAGAACTTGATGACGATATCCAAATCCAAGCAAAATTGATTGCAGCGAGAACAGCTTTGAAGTTAGGCCAAACTGAGATTGCAGCCAGATTAATTCCAGATATTCCTCCGAAGCAGCTAGGAGGTTCGCTCATATTTTTAGCAATAGAAACTTTGAAAGATAATGGAGATTTGGAAGGTGCATTTGAGTCAGCTAAACAGTTTATACGCCGAGAGTACAATCCTACCGTTATAGAGCAAGCAGCTAGTTTGGCTTACCAGTTAAATCGTGTGAAAGAGCTAGAAGACGCAATACGTTCACTTGCAAAATTCCGTACCTTAAAGGACGAGAGTTTTTACCAAAACTTAAAGGACTGCGGATTATCTGAACTAGCACGTGAATTACAAAAGTCATCCTATAAGTATTCATCGGGTCAGAATATTAAATAACCAATCTAAAAAATCTTGTAAAAGTGTCATCATAGTTAAGGTAAAAACATTCTGGAGATAAGACAACGGTTTACGCACGCCCTTTAGCACGGTTAATTGAGCAATTGCAACGCTTGCCAGGGGTTGGTCCTAAATCTGCCCAACGACTGGCTTTGCATATTTTGAAGCGACCAGAAGCAGAAGTAGAAGCTTTAGCACAAGCTTTAATTGAGGCAAAAAAGCAGATAGGCTTGTGTTCTGTTTGCTTTCACTTATCTGCTGAACCTGTTTGTGAAATTTGCCGCAATCCCAACCGTGACAACAACACTATCTGTGTCGTAGCAGATCCTCGCGATGTGATTGCGCTGGAAAAAACCCGCGAATACAAAGGCAAATATCACGTTTTGGGTGGGGTGATTTCCCCAATTGATGGAATTGGGCCAGAACAGTTGACTATACTGGCTTTGCAGCGGCGGGTGAGTCAGCAAAAACCTCAAGAAGTGATTCTGGCAATTAGTCCGAGTGTGGAAGGGGAGACTACGACACTGTATGTCGGTCAGCTACTGAAACCATTTACTAAGGTGACGCGGATTGCCTTTGGTTTGCCTGTAGGTGGTGATTTGGAGTACGCCGACGAAGTGACCCTGGCCAGGGCATTGGAAGGACGCCGGGAGTTAGATTAGGCTTAATTAAAAGTTATAAACTTTAGATTCAAGCCTTCTCCACTCCTTAGTGTTGGTGACTCAATTTTGGATTTTAGATTTTAGATAAGAATTCAGCACTCAGGAGGAGGCAGTGCGCCCTTGCGGTTCCCTGACTTGTACTCCTACGGGGAAGCAAGCTACGCGCAGCGTCTCCCTTAGGAGAAGCAACTGCGTTCAGAAGTCAGAATTTATAGAAGGTTTAATATCACAAGTAAATTCATGAGTAAAGTAAATTAGCTCCTGATTCTTCCACTATTGTGACTGCTGAATTCTTCCGATTTTAGATTGACCTTATGAATTATTTTGACTAAGTTTCAAAGGATTAATTTGGCTTACCCGTAATCGTGAATGCTGCCCAGTAGTAAGGATGATTATAAAGATTTTTATCTGATGCCATTTTACTATTTCTATATAGTTGTGTCGCTAAATAAGTTTGAATTCGCAATTCCTCAGGATGCAGATTATTCAAGATATCTTCATACCATTTTGTCAGTTCTCCAGCAGTTAGTTCTTTCAGCCATCGTGTTGCTTCAGCTAAGGCAGTAACTGCTGATTTATTAAGCTGTAATCGTCGGTAAAACTCTATCATGACCAAGGCACTAGCTGAAGATTCTACACTCCAAAGAGTACTCACTACATGAGGAACGCCCTGACTCACAAAACCACTAACTAAACTCACATATTCGCTGCTGATAGTGTGGTTGCTAGTACTTAAATTTTCACAAGCAGAGAGGGTAATAAGGTTGTAACTTGCTAGATTTTGTTGGTAGATTTCATCTAAAGTAAGTTTATCTTCACCTGCTAATGCTAATTCTGACTTTTTAGGTTCAGCTAAATTATTAGTGACATGACCCGTAAAATGAAATATGTTGTAATTATCAAATAAGGCGTTTTCGACAATATTTTTCGTAGCTTCAGACCCCTGAATTCGTTGAATATTATTGAACATCTGGCTTACAATTTCAGACTCAAGTTTGGCAAATTTTAGTGTGGCATAACCTGCACTTTCAGGATGTTCAACACTGAGCAATAACTGATTTTGCCACTGCCAATTCTCTTCAGTTTCTATTGATAAACCTATTTGGGCACTAGGCAGATAGGTGACAGTGAAATTTGATTCCACATTCGGCAATTCTTCCTGGGATGGAGAAGAGAGATGGAAAAGGGTATGAATGGGCAATCTGTACAAGTCACGGTGAGGAATTAAAACCAGTTGGGTGATGCCTTCGAGTTCCTGTGCAATTGTGCAAATATTCAGGATGTCATACAGTTGCACTAGCTTCTGTTCCATATCAACTCGCCAAGAATGCTGGCTTTTACTTTCTTTGTCTTGAGCCGTGCTGCGATATTCTTGGTATTGTTGATGCCAATCTTCTAGCCAACTTTCAAATTCAATTAGGCGTTGCACTGCTTCGGGTAGCGGCAATTCATTTAGACGGATAGCGTCTTCTCCTAAAGGTATTGCCCCAGGATCTTGCATGGGTGTAAACAGGAGGATCGGTGATGGCGCTTGGTCTTTGAGAATAAATGTGTGTAGGGCGACTGGACTAATATGCCAGTAAATAATTGCTGTTGTGGGATTGAATAGTTGTTGAATTGCGCCATAATCAGGTGAGTAAATCTGATCATTCCAGCCAGAAAGTAGCCAGTTTAAACAAGCATTTTTGCCTTGTTCGGCAATTTCCCAGGCTTCAACTAAATCACCAGACTCTACAGCTAAATCAACTGCCAACTGCTTAAAGCCTGTAAATTTCAAAGCTAGCTGTTTTTTACTTTCGTCAGAGCGAGTTTCTTCACTCAGTAATTGTCGCAATAAATCTGTGCCGCGTTGTTGTAATTCTTGAACTTGTGTTGTTTGTCCCAAACCCATCAGCACTTTGCTTAGAGATTGCAAAACCTCTAGGTGCAACTGGGGAAAATATTCTAGTGTCAGGGTTAACAGCGCCTGATGATACTCAGATGCAGCTTTGCGCCAATAATCACGGGTATTGGTATGTTTTTTGCCCTGGTCGTAGTAAGTATTAGCGATCGCAACATGCAATCTGCCCCAACCTTCTGGGTGGGTATCTGTCCGCAGATGCTTTAATCCTTCTTCGTAGCTGGCTAATTTTCCTTCGTAGCCGCCCTGTTGTAAGGCGGGATTTGTTGCTGTTATACTACTCGATAAATTCAGCAATCCGTCAGCATTCACTAAATTACCGACGGCAGTTCCACGACCAATCCAAGCTTCCCAATAGTCTTGTTTAATTTGCAAAGCGTTATCATAACAGGCGATCGCTTCAGCAAATTGTTCTAAATAAAACAGTGCTACTGCCTGATTATACCAAGCTAAGTGGAAGTCGGGTTTAATGGCGATCGCTTGTTGATAGGAGGCGATCGCTTCAATGCGGCGTCCTAAGTTGTCTAACGCTATACCCCGGTTGTACCAAGCTAAGTAGAAGTCGGCTTGAACTGAAAGTGCTTTATCCCAGGAGGCGATCGCTTCTGACCACCTTCCTAAATTAAACAGGACTACACCCCGGTCTATCCAAACTTCGTGGTAGTCTGGGTCAATTTCTAGCGCTTTGTCGTAAGATATAATTGCCTCTACAAATTGTTCACTTACAGCTAGGGCTATGCCTCGGTGATACCAGTTTTCCTGGTCTTCTGGTTCCAGATGCAGCGCTTGGTCATAACTAGAAATAGCTTCCGGTAGCCAACCTAACTTCAGCAGCGCCAAACCTTTGCTAGACCAAGCTTCTTGGTAGTCTGGCTTAATTTCTATGGCTTTGTCAAAAGAAGCGATCGCTTCTTCAAAGTATCCTAATTCTCCGAGAGTTCCACCCCGGTTGTACCAAGCTTTGTAGTAGTCGGGTTTCAGTTCTGTGGCGGTTTCGTAAGATGCGATCGCTTCATCAAAACGTTCTAAATGAAACAGCGTCAAGCCTCGGTTAAACCAATATTCGGAAAATTCTGGTTGCAGTTCGATGGCTTGGTCATAAGATGCGATCGCGCTTAACAAATCACCTGTTTTAGCTTGGCTTAGACCTTGGTAAAACCACGTTTGAGCCTGGGTAATCGGATTATCGCTATGTCGCTCAATAATACCAGGGGAATTGCTGCTTTGAACTGCCAAGTTAGAAGCAAGTTGCTGGACTAAATTGGTACTTTGATCCAACCTCACCCACAACTCATCTAAGGTATTAGCTACATTTGGCTCTAAATTGGTCAAAGTGTTATCCCAGGTTTCCACTGAGTCAGACGTTGCCAATTCAGTTCTTTGTCTAGTAGAAAGGAGATTTGCTGGTGTTTTAGTTGAAGTAACTCTCTCTTCATTACCGAACCTCAGTTCGGCTAATGAGGTGATTGAATCTTCCGCTGCCGGGAGAGGGAGATTTTCTCTGATTGTGGCTTGGGCATCTTCTCGTTCATACTTCAATACCAGTTCCTCTAAATTCTCGGTCAATCTTTCCTCAAAAGAGGCATTTTCAGGCGCTGGCGTTATTGCTTCAACATCTGGAAGATCATATTCCCATAACTGCTCACCTAAGCTACGGATTAGCTCTTGCCCAGGTGTAGTTGGGAGAATTTCTTCTGTGGTTTCTACGACATTTTGCTCATCATCCTCCCATAACTGCTCGCCCAAATTGCGGATCAGTTCTTGCCCTGGAGTAGTTTCTATTACATTTCGCTGATCATATTCCCATAACTGTTCGCCTAAATTGCGGATCAGTTCTTGCCCAGGAGTGGTTTCTGTGCCATCTTGCCCCTGATTCTCCTCATACTCTATCTGTGTAGGTAGGTTTTGCATCAGCCGGATGCCAATGTCATAGGCAACGTCTCCAATTCTGCCAATACCAAGTTCCCCCAATTGCACCATCTGTGTTGCTAACAGAGGATTCGGGGTCGGTGAAGCTAACAAGCTTTCACCAAACATCACCAACCAATTTATCCAGCGTTCAGCCGAAATGCGATTTTCGACCCGTTGCAGATACTTCAATGCCCACTGTTGTCCTCGTGCTTGATGCACGCCTTCTAGCAATTGGATAAACAATTGTTCCAGATCCGCATCGGTTAGTTCTGGTAGTATCTCCACCAGATTGTGTCTTCTCCCACGCTTGAGAGAACTAGTCTGCTTACTTTTAATGAGGCGCTTTAAAAACCTTTTAAGCGACTGTGATATCCGCCTGAGCATCTGCCACACTCTTGGATTTTGTTTTTCTAGATTGTAGCCATCGTTGTGTTAAAAAAATCAACAATTACGTAAAAACTAATTAGATCCGGATAGCGCATCCGTAGCAGGTTAGCAAAAAATATACAAAACTTCAAGAGTACAGCATTACAACGTTACAATTCCCAGATTCAACTAATTTTCTGTTTGCTCTACAGTCGATTCACCAGCAGGATACAATTGATTAATCAATGCCTGCACAAGCACTTGGGGATCATCTGTCTCAACGGCAAGCTGTTGAGCAATCTGCTGGCGTAAGCTTTCATCCTCCTGCAACATTACAAACAACTGTTCTAGAGTGACAGTTTGGTATTCTCCCTCTGGGAGGTTCTCTGGCGCATCTGCTGACTCTAATATTGGGGCGGTTGGCTCAGATGGCATCGTGCTAACAGCATCTGGCCCTTCATATTCCCAAATTGGTTCACCTTGATTGCGTGTCAACAACTGCATCCCGATACTATAGGCAACATCTCCAATTTCTCCGATGCCCAACTCACCCAGTTGCACCAACCGCGCAGCTATTTCATTATTGGGTGTAGGTGATGCTAGCAATCTTTCACCAAAGCGCCCTAACCATTTAACCCAGTCTTCAGTTGTAATCCGATGTTCAATATTATGCAGCCATTTTTGGGCCCATGCTTCCCCTCGTGCTTGATGTACTCCTTGCAACAGTTCGGTGAACAGAAATTCCAGATCCGTATCGCTTAGGGGTGGTGCTGGTTCTTTTTCCATATTCCCCCTAGATTTTGAGGCAGTCTGTTTTCCACCAAACAAGCTCTGAAAAAGCTTTTTGAGCCATTGAAATAGCCGCTTGAGCATCTGCTGCACCATCGAATATTGCTTATCCTAAAATTGTAGCGATCGCACTGGACTATGGCGCTAGTTCAGTCAATAAAATGTATATAGCGGTTCCCATTCAGATGCGGTACAGCATTATATCGCCAGGTGTAGGGGCACGGCAATGCCGTGCCCCTACGGGTGTACCTCACATAAGCGAGAACCGCTATAGACAGAAAATCTCTTTTTTACTCTAGGGCATTGGGCATTGGGCATTGGGCATTGGGCATTGGGCAGAGGAGAAAGACTTACTGCAATTTTCCCTCTGCTCCCCTGCACCGCTGCTTCCCCTGCTTGCCTCAACAAATAACTAAACTCAGTGCCATTCGGCTTTAGCCTTTACTACAAACCTTTAATTATTCACACTCACTTACTTGAACCAATGGTACTTAACAACGTTGCTTAACATTGGCTCAACTGAGTATAGGCGATGTTTAATAATTTAGACTAAGTACAGTTTTGCGTAAAAGCGTAGCGTTTTTAATGCAGGGGAACGCATTAACATTCCAAGGGAATGCATTGGCATTGCATTGAGACGCATTAATAAGGCAAGCTGACGCATTAACAAGGCGGCCGACGCATTAACAAGGCAAGCCGACGCATTAATAAGGCAAGCCGACGCATTAACAAAGTAAACCGACGCATTAACAAAGCAAGGTATTGCCAAATTTAATTCGCTACGAATTAGTGAAATGTTGTACTAAGCGATAGTCAGATTGACTCGCACAATCATATCGTTGAAATCTTTGTCACCACCACTTGCTAAATCCTCAAAGCCAAAAACATTATTCCCTAACAAGCGAATGTGATCTACTTTATCAGCGTTAGCTCCCAAGAATGGGAAGTAAACTGCTGGATCGTTATTTGAATTGCTATCAAGTAAAGCATTAGGCGTACCATTAGTAATAATAAATGGTACAAAGATAGAACCTGGCTGGAAAGTTCCTGTGAAAGTTGCACTACCTTGGTTATTAACTGTCAAGTCAATGCCTGCAACCCGCCCACGAACAGCGGCTTCAGTATAACCAGCCTGTCCGGTGAGAATATCTGCTTTGCCATCTCCGTTGGTGTCAATGCCACCATTTTCATCAGCTACTTGATAGAAGCCGATAAAATTATTGAAAGCTGCTTCTCTGTTGACCACAAAATCAGCTTTTACCTGACTTGTGACACCGCGCAAATCAATCACTTCTCCTTGGGAGTTTCCTTGCAGATTTGTACCCAGAGGTAATGAATCATTTGTGGACTGAATTTTTACCACCAGATTATTGAAGTCAGC from Nostoc sp. UHCC 0926 includes these protein-coding regions:
- a CDS encoding DUF2237 family protein, producing the protein MTEAKNVIGGNLESCCTSPMTGFYRDGFCSTGGQDFGSHVVCAEVTSEFLEFTKSQGNDLSTAVPDSNFPGLKAGDRWCLCASRWQEALDAGVAPPVILSATHARALEMVSLDELKKHALTSS
- a CDS encoding type II toxin-antitoxin system RelE/ParE family toxin; its protein translation is MSEEWQIIYYQEVDGTEPVGEFFNDPSLTKGESKQFKLRLYLLKIKGLALLVERSDILDKIETEDKLYELRLDNTRNNIRIFLCALPGKRLILLHAFKKRGDKTPLKQIKIAAKRRDFIIAKEDKTDEQ
- a CDS encoding helix-turn-helix domain-containing protein, giving the protein MSNNPHLGGDALASLNKIVQDIPENRLVERQEIFRLALTQAMRNVRKRLGLTQKEMGERFGVGQSWVSKLEDINHDHTFDSVLAYLNALGADFEAAILVQKQRVEIIAANLTVDKIDVEAAINAIFEDAEDTEPVNEVPTPDFNLISPKERETYSEAQHVRHRQGGSWGRDSVA
- a CDS encoding KGGVGR-motif variant AAA ATPase; translated protein: MKTITFYSYKGGVGRTLAAANFALYLAKLGRKTVLVDFDLEAPGLDAKFAQFSRFELPAEQKGLLDYILDYQQQNTDPGSIDQISLQIPIPSKQTSPLWLIPAGQYLSDEYYRKLTELNWNLLFSKKRDGVAFFQQFLARIEKELQADFVIIDSRTGITEIAGICTQQLPDEVVMLSPLSSESIKVSKHIKRLIEQSAVAKALGKSIDVKVVVSRVPKPKDLDSFKQRCCQIFETDETKLFFLFSCENLEQEEFLAIADPDSNKELLNNYVRLFYGLNLELSSENIRAEIEKIGSRLLFSSSLEKLEKNVLELVALYPHPDVYRTAMRFFRLRENIEKLRSFGWELLELLPTDQEAQQILAESYLSERKLDKQDKKKAVRVIDPLWQREELNSEQAVRYADILEDIEEYSKSFDVVFPLCDDQELDDDIQIQAKLIAARTALKLGQTEIAARLIPDIPPKQLGGSLIFLAIETLKDNGDLEGAFESAKQFIRREYNPTVIEQAASLAYQLNRVKELEDAIRSLAKFRTLKDESFYQNLKDCGLSELARELQKSSYKYSSGQNIK
- the recR gene encoding recombination mediator RecR produces the protein MQRLPGVGPKSAQRLALHILKRPEAEVEALAQALIEAKKQIGLCSVCFHLSAEPVCEICRNPNRDNNTICVVADPRDVIALEKTREYKGKYHVLGGVISPIDGIGPEQLTILALQRRVSQQKPQEVILAISPSVEGETTTLYVGQLLKPFTKVTRIAFGLPVGGDLEYADEVTLARALEGRRELD
- a CDS encoding CHAT domain-containing protein, with amino-acid sequence MLRRISQSLKRFLKRLIKSKQTSSLKRGRRHNLVEILPELTDADLEQLFIQLLEGVHQARGQQWALKYLQRVENRISAERWINWLVMFGESLLASPTPNPLLATQMVQLGELGIGRIGDVAYDIGIRLMQNLPTQIEYEENQGQDGTETTPGQELIRNLGEQLWEYDQRNVIETTPGQELIRNLGEQLWEDDEQNVVETTEEILPTTPGQELIRSLGEQLWEYDLPDVEAITPAPENASFEERLTENLEELVLKYEREDAQATIRENLPLPAAEDSITSLAELRFGNEERVTSTKTPANLLSTRQRTELATSDSVETWDNTLTNLEPNVANTLDELWVRLDQSTNLVQQLASNLAVQSSNSPGIIERHSDNPITQAQTWFYQGLSQAKTGDLLSAIASYDQAIELQPEFSEYWFNRGLTLFHLERFDEAIASYETATELKPDYYKAWYNRGGTLGELGYFEEAIASFDKAIEIKPDYQEAWSSKGLALLKLGWLPEAISSYDQALHLEPEDQENWYHRGIALAVSEQFVEAIISYDKALEIDPDYHEVWIDRGVVLFNLGRWSEAIASWDKALSVQADFYLAWYNRGIALDNLGRRIEAIASYQQAIAIKPDFHLAWYNQAVALFYLEQFAEAIACYDNALQIKQDYWEAWIGRGTAVGNLVNADGLLNLSSSITATNPALQQGGYEGKLASYEEGLKHLRTDTHPEGWGRLHVAIANTYYDQGKKHTNTRDYWRKAASEYHQALLTLTLEYFPQLHLEVLQSLSKVLMGLGQTTQVQELQQRGTDLLRQLLSEETRSDESKKQLALKFTGFKQLAVDLAVESGDLVEAWEIAEQGKNACLNWLLSGWNDQIYSPDYGAIQQLFNPTTAIIYWHISPVALHTFILKDQAPSPILLFTPMQDPGAIPLGEDAIRLNELPLPEAVQRLIEFESWLEDWHQQYQEYRSTAQDKESKSQHSWRVDMEQKLVQLYDILNICTIAQELEGITQLVLIPHRDLYRLPIHTLFHLSSPSQEELPNVESNFTVTYLPSAQIGLSIETEENWQWQNQLLLSVEHPESAGYATLKFAKLESEIVSQMFNNIQRIQGSEATKNIVENALFDNYNIFHFTGHVTNNLAEPKKSELALAGEDKLTLDEIYQQNLASYNLITLSACENLSTSNHTISSEYVSLVSGFVSQGVPHVVSTLWSVESSASALVMIEFYRRLQLNKSAVTALAEATRWLKELTAGELTKWYEDILNNLHPEELRIQTYLATQLYRNSKMASDKNLYNHPYYWAAFTITGKPN